One Spinacia oleracea cultivar Varoflay chromosome 4, BTI_SOV_V1, whole genome shotgun sequence DNA segment encodes these proteins:
- the LOC110800160 gene encoding mannose/glucose-specific lectin, whose protein sequence is MANQLTNWSFELEDGEKITKVMIRHGFIVDGIGFETVKNSNSGVKWFSGPGGSLSEIPLSSGEFITYISGSYGMYYRETCITTMKIHTNLRPDGYGPYGRAQGAEGVTDFISPLPLNSSIVGFFGSYGVYLASIGINAERTMITPYGPYGNSESSPNWSIELNEGQRFSKVRISHGYIVDGIGFDITDQSGKTTPTQLFGGSGGSPSEIDLGVNETITQISGSYGKYFGKDVAITMIKIHTNKRPDGYGPYGRAQEATDVKPFSTPLPLKGVIFSFQGHYGQYLNSIGISDKYKTVEKYGPYGRA, encoded by the exons ATGGCAAACCAACTAACAAAC TGGTCCTTTGAGCTTGAAGACGGTGAGAAGATCACGAAAGTTATGATAAGGCATGGATTCATTGTTGACGGAATTGGGTTTGAAACAGTAAAAAACAGTAATTCCGGCGTTAAGTGGTTTTCAGGCCCCGGGGGATCACTTTCTGAG ATTCCGTTGAGTTCCGGCGAATTTATAACCTATATAAGCGGGTCGTACGGGATGTACTATCGGGAGACATGCATCACCACAATGAAGATTCATACCAATTTACGCCCAGATGGATACGGCCCATATGGTCGGGCCCAGGGGGCCGAAGGTGTAACGGATTTCATAAGTCCACTTCCGTTGAACAGTTCCATTGTTGGGTTTTTCGGATCCTATGGAGTATATCTAGCTTCAATTGGAATTAATGCAGAG CGCACGATGATTACCCCATACGGGCCATACGGCAACAGTGAAAGTTCACCAAACTGGTCCATTGAGCTTAATGAAGGTCAGCGGTTTAGCAAAGTAAGGATCAGTCATGGATACATTGTTGATGGAATTGGATTCGACATAACAGACCAATCTGGAAAAACTACCCCTACACAATTGTTTGGTGGCAGTGGCGGATCACCGTCCGAG ATTGATTTGGGTGTCAATGAGACCATAACACAAATAAGCGGATCGTACGGGAAGTACTTTGGAAAGGACGTGGCAATAACTATGATAAAGATCCATACCAATAAACGTCCAGATGGATATGGACCATATGGGCGTGCACAGGAGGCCACAGATGTTAAGCCTTTTTCAACTCCCCTGCCGTTGAAAGGTGTTATTTTTAGCTTTCAGGGACACTATGGACAATATCTCAATTCAATTGGAATTTCTGACAAG tACAAGACGGTGGAGAAGTATGGGCCGTATGGACGTGCTTAA
- the LOC110800161 gene encoding uncharacterized protein, whose translation MRGQKDYASRLGQVMLSGKVPMDHFPKVEICEADRGKIATPHDYPLVIELKVANLKVRRILVDTGSSSDIISTACLNRLEHDPKTIEKIHYPIIGFGGGIIHPQGIITLPLRVEGRHQSRNLNFRFLIVKDLTAYNIILGLPTLNQTKAMMVTHLILMKYVCDKGQVCTIHGDQQLARDCYLTTLSPEAWGGSKTDEARAGSKR comes from the coding sequence ATGAGAGGGCAAAAGGATTATGCAAGCCGGTTGGGGCAGGTAATGTTGTCAGGAAAAGTTCCAATGGATCACTTCCCTAAAGTAGAGATTTGTGAAGCCGACAGAGGCAAGATAGCCACTCCCCATGACTATCCCTTGGTTATTGAACTGAAGGTAGCAAACCTCAAAGTAAGGCGTATCTTAGTAGACACGGGGAGTTCGTCAGATATTATCAGTACAGCTTGTCTGAATCGTCTTGAACACGACCCTAAGACGATTGAAAAGATACATTACCCCATCATTGGATTTGGAGGCGGCATAATTCATCCCCAAGGAATCATCACTCTGCCCCTCCGAGTAGAAGGCCGACATCAAAGTAGGAACTTGAACTTCCGATTTCTGATTGTGAAAGACCTCACTGCCTACAATATCATCTTGGGGCTTCCCACTTTAAATCAGACCAAAGCAATGATGGTCACTCATCTTATTCTTATGAAGTATGTCTGTGATAAAGGCCAAGTCTGCACTATTCATGGTGACCAGCAGCTAGCAAGAGATTGTTATCTAACTACACTAAGTCCCGAGGCTTGGGGAGGCAGCAAGACTGATGAAGCCAGAGCAGGATCAAAAAGATAA